The following coding sequences lie in one Rutidosis leptorrhynchoides isolate AG116_Rl617_1_P2 chromosome 6, CSIRO_AGI_Rlap_v1, whole genome shotgun sequence genomic window:
- the LOC139855383 gene encoding probable methyltransferase PMT19 yields the protein MTKPSPSPPHQNRLKNPLIRLFFILFISSTFYILGSFKSTITNTVKIQENCSNHTKFTTLTQKNTNPPLNFETHHTFTLPPLNPPKKFQLCPENYTHYCPCQDPLREKLFKVEKMLHRERHCPATGEILRCIIPAPKGYKKPFPWPKSRAEAWFSNVPFKTLTESKKQQNWVRLVGDRLIFPGGGTSFQKGVKGYVDILKKLVPLESGAIRTVLDTGCGVASFGDSLMDYNIITMSIAPRDIHEAQVQFALERGLPAMLGVLGTYRLPYPSRSFDMAHCSRCLIPWTDYDGLYLLEIDRILRPGGYWVLSGPPINWKSKYAVGGGTYKDPKKELNRLEDLAKRLCWSKIKSKGPIAVWQKPNNHIECLKKKTDSLFPKFCNENDDPDDGWYKNMNVCITRLPHVERIQDISGGVLENWPKRLSTMPPRIGLIRDLKARDFVDDNLMWKKRVSTYLHVIKSMLTGGYRNIIDMNAGFGGFAAALSEYPVWVMNVVPHDAKYKTSGVIYERGLIGTYMNWCEPFSTYPRSYDLIHADNVFSLYKNKCDIMDIFIEMLRIIRPKGTIIIADHVDIVVKMKSHTDEMGWHARLSDTETGPFGPRKLLFVDIQTL from the exons ATGACTAAACCCTCACCATCTCCACCCCACCAAAATCGCCTCAAAAACCCTTTAATCAGACTCTTTTTCATCTTATTCATCTCTTCAACCTTTTACATTCTTGGTTCATTCAAATCCACCATTACCAACACTGTCAAAATTCAAGAAAACTGCTCGAATCATACAAAGTTCACAACTTTAACCCAAAAAAATACAAACCCACCTCTCAATTTTGAAACCCACCACACTTTCACTCTGCCACCATTGAACCCACCAAAAAAATTCCAACTTTGCCCTGAAAATTACACCCATTACTGCCCTTGTCAAGACCCTCTTAGAGAAAAACTTTTTAAAGTTGAAAAAATGTTGCATAGAGAGCGACATTGTCCGGCCACCGGAGAGATTCTCCGGTGTATAATTCCGGCACCAAAGGGTTACAAGAAGCCATTTCCATGGCCTAAAAGTAGGGCTGAAGCTTGGTTTAGTAATGTGCCATTTAAGACATTGACTGAGTCCAAAAAACAGCAAAATTGGGTTCGATTAGTTGGCGATCGGCTCATTTTTCCTGGTGGTGGGACTTCATTTCAGAAGGGAGTTAAGGGTTATGTTGATATATTGAAGAAGTTGGTGCCATTGGAATCAGGTGCCATTAGGACAGTTCTTGATACAGGGTGTGGG GTTGCAAGCTTTGGTGACTCTCTAATGGATTATAACATCATAACAATGTCTATAGCTCCAAGGGATATACATGAAGCTCAGGTGCAATTTGCCCTTGAAAGAGGCCTCCCTGCCATGCTTGGTGTTCTTGGCACCTACAGGCTACCCTACCCATCAAGATCATTCGACATGGCTCATTGCTCTCGTTGCTTAATCCCGTGGACTGATTACG ATGGGTTGTATTTATTGGAAATTGACCGGATATTGCGGCCTGGTGGTTATTGGGTGTTGTCGGGACCACCTATCAATTGGAAAAGTAAATATGCAGTCGGAGGCGGGACCTACAAGGATCCCAAGAAAGAACTAAACCGTTTAGAGGATCTTGCTAAGCGACTATGTTGGAGTAAGATTAAGTCAAAAGGGCCGATTGCTGTGTGGCAGAAACCTAATAATCACATTGAATGCTTAAAAAAGAAAACAGATTCTTTATTTCCCAAATTCTGCAACGAAAATGATGATCCCGATGATGGTTGGTATAAAAACATGAATGTTTGTATCACACGTTTACCACATGTAGAACGTATTCAAGATATTTCGGGTGGTGTTCTTGAAAACTGGCCTAAAAGGTTGAGTACTATGCCGCCTAGGATTGGATTAATTCGCGATCTAAAAGCGCGAGATTTTGTTGATGATAATCTGATGTGGAAAAAGAGAGTTTCAACGTATTTGCACGTTATTAAGTCAATGTTGACCGGTGGGTATAGAAATATTATCGACATGAATGCTGGGTTTGGTGGATTTGCAGCTGCTCTTTCTGAGTATCCTGTTTGGGTTATGAATGTTGTTCCTCATGATGCAAAGTATAAAACTTCAGGTGTTATTTATGAACGTGGCTTAATTGGAACTTACATGAATTG GTGTGAACCATTTTCGACGTACCCTAGATCATATGACTTGATACACGCTGACAATGTGTTTAGCTTGTACAAGAATAA GTGTGATATTATGGACATATTCATTGAGATGTTAAGAATCATTCGGCCTAAAGGGACGATCATAATCGCAGATCATGTCGACATTGTTGTGAAGATGAAAAGCCATACAGATGAAATGGGGTGGCACGCTCGACTATCAGATACCGAAACCGGCCCTTTTGGCCCCAGAAAGTTGCTTTTTGTTGACATCCAAACACTGTAA